The DNA region TACCGGAAGTTTTACAGGTAATGAAGCAGCTTTATCTCTTGGTTATGCTCTACAAATTGGCTACAGCGATTTTTATTTTGGAACAAACGTTAAGTTTATTTCATCAAGTTTAGAGCAATATAATTCTTTAGGAATAGCAACAGATTTAGGTTTACTTTATGTAGACGAAGATTTAGAATTTCAAGCAACCTTAGTTGTACGTAATTTAGGAACACAAATTACTACCTATGCTGGCAGACAAGAATCCTTACCATTGGAGATTAATATTGGATTAAGTCAGACTTTAGAAAACATTCCTTTACGTTGGCACTTAACTTTTGAAAATCTTCAAGAATGGCCAATTGGCGTTTCAAATCCAGCAAGAGCAACAACAGATTTAGAAGGTAATCAAACTCAAGAAAACGTTGGCTTTTTAAATAATGTAATGCGCCATACAATTATTGGAGCAGAACTTTTTCCAGATAAAGGATTTAATATTCGCTTAGGATATAATTTTAGAAGAGCCGAAGAATTAAGGATTGTAGACCAAAGAAATTTTTCTGGATTATCGGCTGGATTTGCAGTAAAACTAAACAAACTTCGTTTTAGTTACACGCATGCAAAATATACTGCAGCAGCAAATGCCAACTTTTTTGGATTGCATATAGATTTGCAGTAATTTAAATTATTTTAAAAACTAAATTTTATCTTACTTTTGCAATCTAAAGTTTAAAACGTGCAAAAAATAACTATCGCAATAGACGGATTTTCTTCTACTGGAAAAAGTACTGTTGCCAAACAATTAGCAAAACATTTAGGATATATTTATGTAGATTCTGGCGCAATGTATAGAGCTGTAACCTTATATACAATGCAAAACGGATGGATAGATAAAGACCATTTTGATGTGATAGCATTAGTTACCAATTTAGATAAAATAACTATTAGTTTTAAATTTAATGATCAATTAGGTTTTGCTGAAGTTTACTTAAATGGAGAAAACGTAGAAAAACAAATTAGAACATTAGAAGTCTCTAGTTATGTAAGCAAAGTTGCAGCAATACCAGAAGTACGATACCAATTAGTTAAGCAACAACACCAAATGGGAAAAGATAAAGGTGTTGTTATGGATGGTCGTGATATTGGAACAGTGGTTTTTCCTAATGCAGAATTAAAATTGTTTATGACTGCATCTGCCGAAACTAGAGCACAAAGACGTTATGACGAACTAATAAATAGAGGCGAT from Mesoflavibacter profundi includes:
- the cmk gene encoding (d)CMP kinase, which produces MQKITIAIDGFSSTGKSTVAKQLAKHLGYIYVDSGAMYRAVTLYTMQNGWIDKDHFDVIALVTNLDKITISFKFNDQLGFAEVYLNGENVEKQIRTLEVSSYVSKVAAIPEVRYQLVKQQHQMGKDKGVVMDGRDIGTVVFPNAELKLFMTASAETRAQRRYDELINRGDQVNYEDVLKNVRERDYIDSNRENSPLTKAEDAIEIDNSNLTLEQQFEKILSLVNKAIDK
- the porQ gene encoding type IX secretion system protein PorQ, whose amino-acid sequence is MYKKIVPLVLFFFSTYCFSQLGGQSTYQFLNLVASPRQAALGGKVLTNVDYDVTQALYNPSTINVNMDNQFALNYSSYLGGINYGTAAYAYTWDRRTQTFHAGVTYINYGDFDGYDEQGNPTGSFTGNEAALSLGYALQIGYSDFYFGTNVKFISSSLEQYNSLGIATDLGLLYVDEDLEFQATLVVRNLGTQITTYAGRQESLPLEINIGLSQTLENIPLRWHLTFENLQEWPIGVSNPARATTDLEGNQTQENVGFLNNVMRHTIIGAELFPDKGFNIRLGYNFRRAEELRIVDQRNFSGLSAGFAVKLNKLRFSYTHAKYTAAANANFFGLHIDLQ